A part of Gambusia affinis linkage group LG21, SWU_Gaff_1.0, whole genome shotgun sequence genomic DNA contains:
- the LOC122824650 gene encoding uncharacterized protein LOC122824650: MVARWRSLKHTSLVHLHALNRELQDDLLFLHGGSIISELMRSEVRDYDPPQIFSTQRMSGFNFSVFLTFVFVVCSTVQVKTETEIFCVFMQRCVLLCSFQGSSDVFIHWFQLKAGLLRVHSYYNNMDQLDLQNQNFKNRTSLFQDQLSRGNASLLLTGVKVEDQSRYRCYCGTISESKNTFLQLSVDAPVSDIRIHQDGNRITCSSEGIYPPPELTWSTEPPSNTTLHESTRIQETEDKLYNISSSLTVPDGSDRTYSCTIRTRRNQKRATLRQESVIVSSRQTSLSCFASNVSVSKLLWRFNHSQVIVSRSGQSRATVTEEWKRHVKSVSESGGLSQQDLSPQQDGIYTCELSNQEETFVSSTFLKVEEDRGGTRRHPGVSIAVAAAAVIILCVVLILCRNQKDLDLLTLINKKLSVIYLASWCAPRPCRPGQKANRTDTDMCSFLPEVSCVFLQLCVLPCSFQSHGDDVIHWFHHKGSKLRVHSYYHNQDQNFRGRTSLFLDQISRGNASLLLTGVKVQNEGFYRCYTSTIYENRDTFMNLLVNAPVSTIRIHQDGNRITCSSEGIYPQPELTWSTEPPSNTVLHESTRIQETEDKLYNISSSLTVPDGSDWTYSCTIRTRRNQRRATFRKLSVSVSGGVSTIPCLAPVSSLQNFSLTWRFNHSQTVATQTAGSTFTASDGWRKRVEGVSESGSLTLSGLSSSQDGVYSCELSDEEQTLVTDILLTTQEGGHGKVAVLVFCVLTVIVLAALLVASLMVHEKNQPEPNSVCLQTELEMLQSASTPVSPSAESTS; encoded by the exons atgGTAGCACGATGGAGAAGTTTGAAGCACACATCACTAG TTCACCTTCATGCCCTGAACAGAGAGCTGCAGGATGATCTGTTGTTTCTACATGGAGGATCCATCATATCAGAGCTGATGAGGTCAGAGGTTAGAGATTATGATCCACCACAA ATTTTCTCTACACAGAGGATGTCTGGATTTaacttctctgtgtttttaacgtttgtttttgtggtttgttcGACGGTTCAGGTTAAAACAG AAACTGAGATCTTCTGCGTTTTCATGCAGCGCTGCGTTTTACTGTGCAGCTTCCAAGGCAGCTCTGATGTGTTCATCCACTGGTTTCAGCTGAAAGCTGGATTACTTCGTGTCCACTCATACTATAATAATATGGACCAACTggatctccagaaccagaactttaaGAACCGAACGTCCCTGTTCCAGGATCAGCTGTCCAGAGGAAACGCCTCCCTGCTGCTGACCGGAGTGAAGGTCGAAGATCAGAGCAGATACCGCTGTTACTGCGGCACCATCAGCGAAAGCAAGAACACATTTCTTCAGCTCAGTGTGGACG ctccagtCTCTGACATCAGGATCCATCAGGATGGAAACAGGAtcacctgcagctcagaggggaTCTACCCTCCACCTGAACTCACCTGGTCCACTGAGCCTCCATCCAACACGACTCTGCATGAAAGTACCAGGATCCAGGAAACTGAAGATAAACTttacaacatcagcagctctctgaCGGTTCCAGACGGTTCTGATCGGACCTACAGCTGcaccatcagaaccaggaggaaccagaagaGAGCAACACTGAGACAGGAAA GTGTGATCGTCTCCAGCAGACAGACGTCTCTCTCCTGCTTCGCCTCAAACGTTTCAGTATCAAAGCTTCTCTGGAGGTTTAACCACAGTCAGGTCATCGTGAGCCGGAGCGGTCAGAGCAGAGCCACGGTGACAGAGGAGTGGAAACGTCACGTGAAGAGCGTCTCAGAGTCCGGCGGCCTCAGTCAGCAGGATTTATCTCCTCAGCAGGACGGGATTTACACCTGTGAGCTCAGCAACCAGGAAGAAACCTTCGTAAGCAGCaccttcctgaaggtggaggaggaccgag GAGGAACAAGACGCCATCCAGGTGTTTCCATCgctgtagcagcagcagcagtaataATCCTTTGTGTGGTTCTGATTCTCTGCAGGAaccaaaaag ATCTGGACCTGCTGACACTAAT caataaaaaactGTCAGTGATTTATTTAGCATCCTGGTGCGCCCCCAGGCCATGCCGCCCGGGGCAGAAGGCCAACAGGACTGACACCGACATGTGTTCCTTCTTGCCAGAGGTTTCCTGCGTCTTCCTGCAGCTCTGCGTTTTACCCTGCAGCTTCCAGAGCCACGGCGATGATGTCATCCACTGGTTTCACCACAAAGGATCCAAACTCAGAGTTCACTCTTATTACCACAACCAGGACCAGAACTTCAGAGGCAGGACCTCTCTGTTTCTGGATCAGATCTCCAGAGGAAACGCCTCGCTGCTGCTgacaggggtcaaagttcagaatGAAGGATTCTACAGGTGCTACACCAGCACCATCTATGAGAACCGGGATACCTTCATGAACCTTTTAGTAAACG CTCCAGTTTCTACAATCAGGATCCATCAGGATGGAAACAGGAtcacctgcagctcagaggggaTCTACCCTCAACCTGAACTCACCTGGTCCACTGAGCCTCCATCCAACACGGTTCTGCATGAAAGTACCAGGATCCAGGAAACTGAAGATAAACTttacaacatcagcagctctctgaCGGTTCCAGACGGTTCTGATTGGACCTACAGCTGcaccatcagaaccaggaggaaccagagGAGAGCAACTTTCAGGAAACTAT CTGTCAGTGTTTCGGGCGGAGTTTCCACGATCCCCTGCTTGGCTCCAGTCTCGTCCCTCCAGAACTTCTCTCTCACCTGGAGGTTCAACCACAGCCAGACCGTCGCCACCCAGACAGCCGGCTCCACCTTCACAGCGTCAGACGGGTGGAGGAAACGGGTGGAGGGCGTCTCCGAGTCCGGCAGCCTCACGCTGAGCGGCTTGTCCTCCAGTCAGGACGGCGTTTACAGCTGTGAGCTCAGCGATGAAGAGCAGACGCTCGTCACCGACATCCTGCTGACGACGCAGGAAG gaggTCACGGCAAGGTCGCAGTACTCGTCTTCTGTGTGCTGACAGTCATCGTATTAGCTGCGCTGCTCGTAGCCTCCCTGATGGTCCATGAAAAG aaccaaccagaacctAACTCAGTCTGTCTGCAGACTGAGTTAGAGATGCTGCAATCCGCCTCCACACCAG TGTCTCCATCTGCAGAGTCAACATCTTGA